One Desulfurispora thermophila DSM 16022 DNA segment encodes these proteins:
- the secD gene encoding protein translocase subunit SecD: MKWNKVLILAAILLLVAAVAVVAVVPLGVKNATWNKYFPVVKDVNLGLDLRGGVHVVLEAKDTPEAKVTPEAMRQLRAVIENRVNQFGVAEPVIQQQGERRLIVELAGIKDPEKAVNDLVKVAYLEFKTMDGKTILTGADLKDAREAKDATSGAVEVDLEFTPAGAKKFADATTANVNKQIAILLDGQVLQAPTVQEPILNGRARITGYRSLDEAHTIAILLRSGALPVKVDVEEKRAVGPALGADSLAKSKHAAVVGTVAILVFMLIYYRLPGLIANFALLVYALIVLFIYVGMHVTMTLPGIAGFLLSLGIAVDANVVIFERIKEELRAGKSIGAAIDAGFKRGFVAVFDSNATTVLAAIVLYYLGTGPIRGFAVTLIIGIAASMFTAITLTRWLLRLVAAANISKNPRVYGA; encoded by the coding sequence ATGAAATGGAACAAGGTTTTGATCCTGGCAGCAATTTTGCTGCTGGTGGCGGCTGTGGCCGTGGTGGCGGTAGTCCCGCTGGGGGTGAAGAATGCCACCTGGAACAAATATTTTCCAGTAGTCAAAGATGTTAACCTGGGCCTGGATCTGCGCGGTGGGGTGCATGTGGTGCTGGAGGCCAAGGACACACCGGAGGCCAAGGTTACACCCGAAGCCATGCGCCAGCTGCGGGCCGTGATTGAAAACCGGGTTAACCAGTTTGGTGTGGCCGAGCCGGTAATCCAGCAGCAGGGCGAGCGCCGGCTGATTGTAGAACTGGCCGGGATTAAGGATCCGGAAAAAGCGGTAAACGACCTGGTCAAAGTGGCTTATCTGGAATTCAAGACCATGGACGGGAAGACCATCCTGACCGGGGCCGACCTGAAAGACGCCCGGGAAGCGAAAGATGCTACTTCGGGCGCGGTGGAAGTGGATCTGGAGTTTACACCGGCCGGTGCGAAAAAATTTGCCGATGCCACAACCGCCAATGTGAATAAACAAATAGCCATTTTGCTGGATGGTCAAGTCCTGCAGGCGCCTACAGTACAGGAACCCATTCTCAACGGGCGGGCGCGCATTACCGGGTATCGTAGCCTGGACGAGGCTCATACCATTGCTATTCTGTTGCGTTCTGGTGCCCTGCCGGTTAAGGTGGATGTGGAAGAAAAACGGGCTGTGGGACCAGCCCTGGGGGCGGACTCGCTGGCCAAGTCCAAGCACGCTGCCGTAGTGGGTACAGTGGCCATTTTGGTGTTTATGTTGATATATTATCGCCTACCGGGCTTGATTGCTAATTTTGCTTTGCTTGTTTATGCCCTTATTGTATTGTTCATCTATGTCGGTATGCACGTGACCATGACTTTGCCCGGTATTGCCGGTTTTCTGCTTTCTCTGGGCATTGCCGTGGATGCCAACGTGGTCATATTTGAGCGGATCAAGGAAGAACTGCGGGCCGGCAAGAGCATTGGTGCCGCTATTGATGCCGGGTTCAAGCGCGGCTTTGTGGCGGTGTTTGATTCCAACGCCACCACTGTGCTGGCGGCCATTGTGCTGTATTATCTGGGTACGGGGCCTATTCGCGGCTTTGCGGTGACCTTGATCATCGGTATTGCTGCCAGTATGTTTACGGCTATTACGCTGACCCGCTGGTTACTGCGCCTGGTGGCGGCGGCCAATATTTCTAAAAATCCGCGCGTGTACGGTGCATAA
- the yajC gene encoding preprotein translocase subunit YajC codes for MNNSQLVSLFYIVALFALLYFLMIRPQQQRQKKHQQMLKNLQVNDRVITIGGIYGTIVKIKEDSVILRLADNVRVEFLKSAISQVIQPGDTEPNE; via the coding sequence TTGAATAATTCACAGCTGGTCAGTCTTTTTTATATTGTGGCATTGTTTGCCCTGCTGTATTTTTTGATGATCCGTCCTCAACAGCAGCGGCAGAAAAAGCACCAGCAAATGTTGAAAAATTTGCAGGTAAATGACCGCGTGATTACCATTGGCGGCATTTATGGCACCATTGTCAAAATCAAAGAAGACAGCGTTATTCTACGTTTGGCTGACAATGTCCGTGTCGAGTTTTTAAAGTCCGCCATCAGTCAGGTCATCCAGCCGGGTGATACTGAGCCCAATGAATAG
- the tgt gene encoding tRNA guanosine(34) transglycosylase Tgt, producing the protein MAVTYTLIKKDPLSQARAGILHTPHGDVFTPVFMPVGTQATVKTMTPEEIRQAGGRMILSNTYHLYLRPGHELVRRAGGLHKFMNWSGPILTDSGGFQVFSLASLRRVEEDGVRFRSHIDGSEHFFSPEFAVQIQEALGSDVAMVFDECAPYPCDYEYARRAMLRTSRWAERCLQAHTRSDQALFAIVQGVTYRDLREESARQLVAMDFPGYAVGGLSVGEPKSLMYEVLDYTVPLLPENKPRYLMGVGSPDCLVEGVARGIDMFDCVLPTRIARNGTVFTKQGRLVVRNAEYKEDFRPLEEGCSCYACRNYTRAYIRHLIKANEILGLRLTTIHNLHFLHNLMEQIRQAILNGNFVRWREDFWASWQDHQV; encoded by the coding sequence ATGGCTGTAACATACACATTAATAAAAAAAGATCCGCTCAGTCAGGCCCGGGCGGGCATTTTACATACACCGCACGGCGATGTGTTCACTCCGGTGTTCATGCCGGTGGGGACACAGGCCACGGTGAAAACCATGACTCCGGAAGAGATACGTCAGGCTGGCGGGCGGATGATTTTGAGCAACACCTATCACCTATACTTGCGTCCCGGCCACGAACTGGTGCGGCGGGCTGGTGGCCTGCACAAATTTATGAACTGGTCGGGTCCCATATTGACCGACAGCGGCGGCTTTCAGGTTTTCAGTTTGGCCTCGTTGCGCCGGGTGGAGGAAGACGGTGTGCGTTTTCGTTCCCATATTGACGGTTCGGAACACTTTTTCAGCCCGGAATTTGCCGTACAGATCCAGGAGGCGCTGGGCAGCGATGTGGCCATGGTTTTTGACGAGTGTGCCCCCTACCCCTGCGATTATGAATATGCCCGCCGGGCCATGTTGCGCACGAGCCGCTGGGCCGAGCGTTGTTTGCAGGCTCATACCCGCTCTGATCAGGCCCTTTTCGCCATAGTGCAGGGTGTAACCTACCGGGATTTGCGGGAAGAAAGTGCTCGTCAACTGGTGGCCATGGATTTCCCGGGCTATGCTGTGGGCGGCCTGAGTGTGGGAGAGCCCAAATCCTTGATGTACGAAGTGCTGGATTATACCGTGCCTCTCTTGCCGGAAAACAAGCCCCGTTATTTGATGGGGGTGGGTTCGCCCGATTGCCTCGTGGAGGGAGTGGCCAGGGGCATAGACATGTTTGACTGCGTCCTGCCCACACGTATTGCCCGTAACGGCACTGTGTTTACCAAACAGGGTCGCCTGGTGGTGCGCAACGCCGAGTATAAAGAAGACTTTAGGCCTCTGGAAGAGGGGTGCTCCTGTTATGCCTGCCGGAACTATACCCGGGCCTACATCAGACACCTGATTAAGGCCAATGAGATCCTGGGTCTGCGCCTTACGACCATTCACAACCTGCACTTTTTGCACAATTTGATGGAGCAAATCAGACAGGCCATACTGAACGGAAATTTTGTCCGCTGGCGGGAGGATTTCTGGGCCAGCTGGCAGGATCACCAGGTGTGA
- the queA gene encoding tRNA preQ1(34) S-adenosylmethionine ribosyltransferase-isomerase QueA, translating to MRVDDFDYYLPPHLIAQQPAAERDLSRLMVLHREPFALEHRLFKDLPEYLSAGDCLVLNQSKVIPARLWAVKEPGGGRVEVLLLHQVENNVWEALVRPGRKVPSGTVLVFGSGEQRIRGQVREKTASGGRVILFDCHRPLLEVLGELGSLPLPPYIKEEPVDPNRYQTVYAKTPGSVAAPTAGLHFTPRLLEQLQDKGVHIVRLILHVGLGTFRPVQVAEVEKHTMHAEYYELEAEAAQVINEVKSSGRGRVIAVGTTSTRCLESVAAPDGTVCPGKGFTDIFIYPGYRFKVIDGLITNFHLPRSTLLMLVSALAGREKILAAYQEAVRLSYRFFSFGDAMLII from the coding sequence TTGCGCGTAGATGACTTCGACTACTACCTACCTCCGCACCTCATTGCCCAGCAGCCGGCGGCGGAAAGAGATTTATCCCGTTTGATGGTGCTGCACCGGGAGCCTTTTGCCCTGGAACATCGCTTGTTTAAGGACCTGCCGGAGTACCTCTCAGCGGGTGACTGTCTGGTCTTGAACCAAAGCAAGGTAATCCCGGCCCGCCTGTGGGCTGTCAAGGAGCCGGGAGGCGGACGGGTGGAAGTGCTGCTTTTGCATCAGGTGGAAAACAATGTCTGGGAAGCGCTGGTGCGACCGGGCCGGAAAGTGCCTTCCGGTACGGTGCTTGTCTTTGGTAGCGGTGAACAGCGCATCAGAGGTCAGGTGCGGGAAAAAACCGCTTCCGGCGGCCGGGTGATCCTGTTTGACTGCCACCGGCCCTTGTTAGAGGTACTGGGCGAACTGGGCAGTTTGCCCCTGCCTCCTTACATCAAGGAAGAGCCGGTTGACCCCAACCGTTACCAGACAGTGTATGCCAAAACTCCCGGTTCGGTGGCTGCTCCTACGGCCGGGTTGCACTTCACACCCCGGCTTTTGGAGCAGCTTCAGGATAAAGGGGTGCATATTGTCCGTTTAATTTTGCATGTGGGCTTGGGTACCTTTCGCCCGGTGCAGGTGGCCGAGGTGGAAAAACATACCATGCATGCCGAGTATTATGAGCTGGAGGCTGAGGCCGCGCAGGTTATTAATGAAGTGAAAAGTTCCGGCCGGGGCCGGGTAATTGCCGTGGGGACCACCAGCACCCGCTGCTTGGAAAGTGTGGCTGCACCCGACGGTACGGTGTGTCCGGGAAAGGGCTTTACGGATATCTTTATTTATCCGGGGTACCGGTTCAAAGTGATTGACGGTCTGATCACCAATTTCCATCTGCCCCGTTCTACATTGCTCATGCTGGTCAGTGCCCTGGCCGGCAGGGAAAAAATTCTCGCCGCTTACCAGGAAGCGGTGCGCCTTTCTTACCGGTTCTTCAGTTTTGGTGATGCCATGCTGATCATCTGA
- a CDS encoding SpoIID/LytB domain-containing protein, which yields MAPLPARGQNWPEAVKVCLAQDVSSQSFRVQGNYVLQEQSGGRVLAALEDGQVYQVRMQNRELSLYQGDKCLAQSSSDLWLRQGGRPLVVQSAAGQIEVAIPGAEQGLFVQTASGLHKMAALSSSLVLLTAGGHEQIARNQNGSGVVQFSGGPLNGSYRGDMFFIQREAGFLLVNQLPVEEYLYGVVPSEMPASWPAEALKAQAVAARTYAVKQILSGNAASRGFDVWPDERSQVYLGMRVENPDTNAAVDSTRGQILLYDGKVIDALFHSSSGGFTENSEDMWQNPVPYLRGKPDPYDKNDRHYNWQVTFTADQLARQLAWSKYNLTTVSDVVIKERTAIGQRIKRLQVTGLDQSGSPVQLEIANADRLRSALALKSAPFDVQKQFDQQNNLAAITFTGSGWGHALGMSQWGARGMALQGYNYRDILSYYFTDVQLVNMFSE from the coding sequence GTGGCACCACTTCCCGCCCGGGGGCAGAATTGGCCGGAAGCGGTCAAAGTGTGTCTGGCACAGGATGTGTCCAGCCAGAGCTTCCGGGTGCAGGGTAACTATGTTTTGCAGGAGCAAAGCGGGGGCCGTGTACTGGCAGCGCTGGAGGACGGACAGGTTTACCAGGTCAGAATGCAAAACCGAGAACTGTCCTTATACCAGGGGGATAAATGTTTGGCTCAAAGCAGCAGCGATCTATGGCTGCGCCAGGGTGGCCGGCCACTGGTTGTTCAGAGTGCGGCCGGTCAAATTGAAGTGGCTATCCCCGGGGCGGAGCAGGGTCTTTTTGTTCAGACGGCCAGCGGCCTGCACAAAATGGCTGCCCTGTCGAGTTCCCTGGTGCTGTTGACTGCGGGTGGCCATGAGCAAATTGCCCGTAACCAAAATGGCAGTGGGGTGGTTCAATTTTCCGGTGGACCTCTCAACGGCAGTTACAGGGGGGACATGTTTTTTATCCAGCGGGAGGCCGGTTTCTTGCTGGTTAATCAGCTACCTGTGGAAGAGTACTTATACGGTGTGGTGCCATCGGAAATGCCTGCCAGCTGGCCGGCGGAGGCGCTGAAAGCCCAGGCTGTAGCTGCCCGTACCTATGCCGTGAAGCAAATTTTGTCCGGCAATGCCGCCAGCCGGGGCTTTGATGTTTGGCCCGATGAGCGTAGCCAGGTATATCTGGGCATGCGGGTGGAAAACCCGGATACCAATGCGGCGGTGGATAGTACGCGGGGGCAAATCTTGCTCTATGACGGTAAGGTGATTGATGCTCTTTTCCACAGCAGCAGCGGGGGCTTTACGGAAAACAGCGAAGACATGTGGCAAAACCCGGTGCCCTACCTGCGGGGTAAACCCGACCCCTATGATAAAAATGACCGTCATTATAACTGGCAGGTTACTTTTACTGCTGACCAATTGGCCAGACAATTGGCCTGGAGCAAATACAACCTGACCACTGTGAGCGATGTGGTGATCAAGGAACGTACCGCTATAGGGCAGCGGATCAAGAGACTTCAAGTAACCGGTCTGGACCAGTCCGGCAGTCCCGTCCAGTTGGAAATTGCCAATGCCGACCGCTTGCGCAGCGCGCTGGCCCTGAAAAGTGCACCTTTTGATGTGCAAAAGCAGTTTGACCAGCAAAACAATTTGGCGGCAATTACTTTTACCGGCAGCGGCTGGGGGCATGCCCTGGGTATGTCCCAGTGGGGGGCGCGCGGTATGGCCCTGCAGGGTTATAACTACCGGGACATTCTGTCATACTATTTTACAGACGTTCAGTTAGTAAATATGTTCAGCGAGTAA
- a CDS encoding DUF2905 domain-containing protein has translation MTPLDMLGRVLLWGGLLLAMLGLLLLWGGKFLSLGRLPGDIVWQRGPVTFYFPIVTCIVLSLLLTLLLNFFFRR, from the coding sequence ATGACTCCTCTGGATATGTTGGGCCGTGTATTGCTCTGGGGGGGGCTTTTGCTGGCCATGCTGGGGCTTTTGTTGCTCTGGGGTGGCAAATTCCTGTCGTTGGGTCGTCTACCGGGAGATATTGTCTGGCAAAGAGGTCCGGTCACATTTTATTTTCCCATAGTTACTTGTATTGTCCTGAGTTTGTTGCTGACCTTGCTCTTGAACTTTTTTTTCCGTCGTTAA
- a CDS encoding epoxyqueuosine reductase QueH, which translates to MRILLHICCAPCAIWPVDKMRQDGHELQGFFYNPNIHPYTEFKRRRDTLQDYARSIELPVIFDGRYQLEDFLQAVVHREQNRCLYCYAMRLKAAAAVARRGRFEAFTSTLLVSPWQKHDLIRQLGEEIGRATGVPFYYEDWRPGYKQATAVSRQLNLYRQPYCGCIYSEKERYYRGPEVDKA; encoded by the coding sequence TTGCGAATATTGTTGCACATATGCTGTGCTCCCTGTGCCATCTGGCCGGTGGACAAAATGCGCCAGGATGGCCATGAACTGCAGGGTTTTTTTTACAATCCCAACATCCACCCGTATACGGAATTCAAGCGCCGGAGGGACACATTGCAGGACTATGCCCGGAGCATAGAACTGCCGGTAATTTTTGATGGCCGTTACCAATTGGAAGATTTTCTGCAGGCCGTGGTACACCGGGAACAAAATCGCTGTCTTTACTGTTATGCTATGCGCCTGAAGGCGGCGGCCGCCGTGGCCCGGCGGGGCCGCTTCGAGGCCTTTACCAGCACCCTGCTGGTCAGTCCCTGGCAAAAGCACGATTTGATCCGCCAACTGGGTGAGGAAATCGGTCGGGCGACCGGTGTGCCATTTTATTATGAAGACTGGCGACCCGGTTATAAACAGGCAACGGCTGTGTCTCGCCAGCTCAATCTGTACAGACAGCCTTACTGCGGTTGTATCTACAGTGAAAAGGAGCGTTACTACCGGGGACCGGAGGTGGACAAGGCATGA
- the ruvB gene encoding Holliday junction branch migration DNA helicase RuvB: MERVGQERIVAPSVHQEDLEGEYSLRPRRLAEYIGQAQVKETISVFIQAARQRGEPLDHVLLFGPPGLGKTTLASIIAHELGVNIRITSGPAIDRPGDLAAILTNLAPGDVLFIDEIHRLSRQVEEVLYPAMEDFALDIIIGKGPGARSIRLDLPRFTLVGATTRAGLITSPLRDRFGVISRLEYYGVEDLTRIILRSARIMAVDIDPAGATEIACRARGTPRVANRLLRRVRDYAQVKAGGTITAAVAREALQFMEVDPLGLDSIDRRILRVIIQKFNGGPVGLDTIAASTGEEPGTLEDVYEPYLLQLGFIDRTPRGRVATPHAYRHLGLPVPGQQKALFD; the protein is encoded by the coding sequence ATGGAAAGGGTGGGACAGGAGAGAATCGTTGCCCCGTCGGTGCACCAGGAAGACCTGGAGGGTGAGTATTCACTGCGGCCGCGTCGCCTTGCCGAGTATATCGGGCAGGCCCAGGTCAAGGAGACCATTTCTGTGTTCATCCAGGCGGCCCGGCAGCGGGGAGAGCCGCTGGACCATGTCTTGTTATTTGGACCGCCCGGCCTGGGTAAAACCACTCTGGCCTCCATTATCGCCCACGAACTGGGTGTAAATATACGCATCACCTCCGGGCCGGCTATTGACCGGCCGGGTGATCTGGCGGCCATTCTGACCAACCTTGCTCCGGGTGATGTACTTTTTATTGACGAAATCCACCGTTTGAGCCGGCAGGTGGAGGAAGTGCTCTATCCGGCCATGGAGGATTTTGCTCTGGATATAATTATTGGCAAGGGGCCGGGCGCGCGCAGCATCCGGCTGGATTTGCCGCGTTTTACCCTGGTGGGAGCAACCACCCGGGCAGGGCTTATCACTTCTCCTCTGCGGGACAGGTTTGGTGTGATCAGCCGGTTGGAATACTATGGGGTGGAAGATCTTACCCGGATTATCCTCCGTTCGGCCAGGATTATGGCGGTGGATATTGACCCTGCCGGAGCCACGGAGATTGCCTGCCGGGCCCGGGGCACGCCCCGGGTGGCCAACCGGTTGCTCAGGCGGGTGCGCGATTATGCCCAGGTGAAGGCGGGCGGCACCATTACAGCCGCTGTGGCCAGGGAAGCTTTGCAGTTTATGGAAGTGGATCCGCTGGGTCTGGACAGCATCGACCGCCGTATTTTACGGGTGATCATTCAAAAATTCAATGGAGGGCCGGTGGGGCTGGACACCATTGCGGCCAGCACGGGTGAAGAACCCGGTACCCTGGAGGACGTCTATGAGCCCTATCTTTTGCAGCTGGGCTTTATTGACCGGACCCCGCGCGGCCGGGTGGCCACGCCGCACGCTTACCGGCATCTGGGCCTGCCGGTGCCGGGGCAGCAAAAGGCCCTGTTTGACTGA
- the ruvA gene encoding Holliday junction branch migration protein RuvA: MIGFIRGKLFHIGSDFVLVDVQGIGYQVYVPKRLLANLPAVGGEVMLYTCLLVRDDDISLYGFDSEQGQKIFRLLISVSGVGPKAALALMSVAGPERLAAAIAEENIALLTSAPGVGKKTAQRIVVEVKDRMRQMTASAPAGCSAGEGAVEQGAGEAALALQALGYSWTEARGAVVSVLQQQGTMPVADLIKAALKLLAAGKVV; this comes from the coding sequence ATGATTGGCTTTATCCGAGGCAAGTTATTTCATATCGGTTCCGATTTTGTGCTGGTGGATGTACAGGGAATTGGTTATCAGGTGTATGTGCCGAAGCGGCTGTTGGCCAACTTACCAGCGGTTGGTGGCGAAGTGATGTTATATACGTGTTTGCTGGTACGTGATGACGATATCAGCTTGTATGGTTTTGATAGCGAGCAGGGTCAGAAGATTTTTCGCCTGTTGATCAGCGTATCGGGAGTGGGGCCCAAAGCTGCTCTGGCGTTAATGTCGGTGGCCGGGCCGGAAAGACTGGCCGCAGCCATTGCGGAAGAAAATATTGCTTTGCTCACCAGTGCGCCGGGCGTGGGTAAAAAGACAGCACAGCGCATTGTGGTGGAAGTGAAGGACCGCATGCGGCAGATGACAGCCAGCGCACCGGCGGGATGCTCAGCCGGTGAGGGAGCAGTGGAGCAGGGTGCCGGTGAAGCTGCTCTGGCTCTGCAGGCCCTGGGCTATAGCTGGACCGAGGCGCGGGGAGCAGTGGTTTCCGTACTACAGCAACAGGGGACCATGCCTGTAGCCGACTTGATCAAAGCTGCCCTGAAGCTGCTGGCAGCCGGGAAGGTGGTGTAG
- the ruvC gene encoding crossover junction endodeoxyribonuclease RuvC: protein MFILAIDPGLAITGYAVLEMQAAGRVRARHYGAVITEAGLPLPQRLLMIYNQLTEVIDMFQPAEAALEELFFNKNVTTALTVGQARGVALLALARRGLPVYEYTPLQVKQAVVGHGRASKSQVQYMVRMLLALPEVPRPDDVADALAVGLCHAFRLQNRGVWPG, encoded by the coding sequence ATGTTTATTTTGGCAATTGATCCTGGATTGGCTATTACCGGCTATGCCGTTTTGGAGATGCAAGCTGCAGGCCGGGTACGGGCGCGGCATTATGGTGCTGTCATAACCGAGGCCGGCCTGCCCTTGCCCCAGCGGTTGCTTATGATTTATAATCAGCTGACAGAAGTGATTGATATGTTTCAGCCAGCCGAGGCGGCACTGGAAGAGCTTTTCTTTAATAAGAATGTTACCACCGCTCTGACGGTGGGACAGGCCCGGGGCGTGGCTCTATTGGCGTTGGCCCGCCGGGGTTTGCCCGTGTACGAGTATACGCCCTTGCAGGTGAAACAGGCAGTAGTGGGACATGGCCGCGCTAGCAAAAGTCAGGTACAGTATATGGTGCGCATGTTGCTGGCCCTGCCCGAAGTGCCCCGGCCGGATGACGTGGCCGATGCTCTGGCGGTGGGGCTGTGTCATGCTTTCAGGCTCCAGAACAGGGGAGTGTGGCCGGGATGA
- a CDS encoding YebC/PmpR family DNA-binding transcriptional regulator, which translates to MSGHSKWSTIKRKKAKVDAQRGKVFTRLSKEIIVAARLGGGDPDNNPRLKAAIMRAKEANIPNDNIQRAILKGTGELGGGNYEELVYEGYGPGGVAVMMEIMTDNRNRTAGEIRHLFAKNGGNLGETGCVAWQFQKKGLIVVEPGDNLSEDDLLMAALDAGAEDMRTEDDSFEIYTAPEEVETVRQKLVEQGIVVAAAQVTMLPQSTVKLAGKEAEQMLKLMEALEDHDDVQEVYANFEIEEQ; encoded by the coding sequence TTGTCCGGGCACTCCAAGTGGTCGACAATAAAGAGAAAAAAGGCCAAGGTTGATGCGCAGCGGGGCAAGGTTTTCACCCGCCTTTCCAAGGAAATTATTGTGGCCGCCCGCCTGGGAGGCGGGGATCCGGACAACAACCCGCGTCTCAAAGCGGCGATCATGCGGGCCAAGGAAGCCAATATCCCCAACGATAATATCCAGCGGGCCATTTTAAAGGGTACCGGTGAGCTGGGGGGCGGCAATTACGAAGAGCTGGTTTATGAAGGCTATGGTCCGGGCGGGGTGGCGGTGATGATGGAGATCATGACCGACAACCGCAACCGTACGGCGGGAGAAATCAGGCACCTGTTTGCCAAAAACGGCGGCAATCTGGGCGAAACCGGCTGTGTGGCCTGGCAGTTCCAGAAAAAAGGCCTGATTGTGGTGGAGCCGGGCGATAACTTGAGCGAGGACGATTTGTTAATGGCCGCTCTGGATGCCGGGGCGGAAGATATGAGGACAGAGGATGACAGTTTCGAGATTTATACCGCACCGGAAGAGGTGGAAACGGTCAGGCAAAAGCTGGTGGAACAGGGCATTGTGGTGGCCGCGGCACAAGTGACCATGTTGCCCCAGTCCACGGTAAAGCTTGCCGGCAAGGAAGCGGAGCAGATGCTCAAACTGATGGAAGCGCTGGAAGACCACGATGATGTGCAAGAAGTTTATGCTAATTTTGAAATAGAAGAGCAGTAA
- a CDS encoding TrkH family potassium uptake protein has translation MNRLLIIKTLGLVLLCEAGLLLPSFLLALTRQESDARALLICFILTACAGGLMILARPRNTQVGYREGFVIAALAWFFCALFGALPYMMTGTLNSLADAFFEAMSGFTTTGASVIKDVEALSHGLLLWRSTTHWLGGMGIIVLTLALIPSLKIAGMQLFKAEVPGPTKSKMVPRIVNTSRELYKVYLIITAAEIVLLKLAGMDFFDAVIHTFGTVATGGFSSKNLSVAAYDSLAIELIITFFMIICGMNFALHFYLLKGKWRPLWEDNETRLYMGIIAISTLLISWELSNSLHMSWGQALRQSLFQVSSIITTTGFASADFDRWPAFSKFILLALMFIGGCAGSTGGGIKNARLLILVKAVSRQVTRLLHPQAVVPVRLGTGVVSREVVESVQNFFFLYILILATATIYISSLGIDMLSSLSAVAATLGNVGPGFGLVGPMTNYAGLPAAAKWVLSLCMLTGRLEIYTVLVFFSIKTWRD, from the coding sequence TTGAACAGGCTGTTGATCATAAAAACATTGGGTCTGGTGCTTTTGTGTGAGGCGGGCTTGCTACTGCCTTCTTTTTTGCTGGCTTTGACCAGACAGGAGAGCGATGCCCGGGCGCTGTTGATTTGCTTTATTCTTACAGCCTGCGCCGGTGGGTTGATGATACTGGCCAGGCCCAGGAACACGCAGGTGGGCTACCGGGAAGGTTTTGTGATTGCTGCATTGGCCTGGTTTTTTTGCGCTTTGTTCGGAGCACTCCCCTATATGATGACCGGTACATTGAACAGCCTGGCGGACGCCTTTTTTGAAGCTATGTCTGGCTTTACTACAACCGGTGCCTCGGTGATCAAAGACGTAGAGGCGCTTTCACACGGCCTGCTCCTGTGGCGCAGCACCACCCACTGGTTGGGCGGTATGGGTATCATTGTGCTTACGCTGGCTCTGATCCCTTCGTTAAAAATCGCCGGTATGCAATTGTTTAAGGCCGAGGTGCCCGGTCCCACCAAGAGCAAGATGGTGCCGCGCATTGTTAACACATCCCGGGAGTTGTACAAAGTCTATTTGATCATTACAGCGGCGGAAATAGTGTTGCTCAAACTGGCCGGCATGGATTTCTTCGATGCGGTTATCCATACTTTTGGTACAGTGGCCACGGGTGGCTTTTCCAGCAAAAATCTCAGTGTTGCCGCTTATGACAGTTTGGCTATCGAACTGATTATCACTTTTTTTATGATTATTTGTGGTATGAACTTCGCTTTACACTTTTACCTGCTCAAGGGTAAGTGGCGCCCCCTGTGGGAGGACAACGAGACCCGTTTGTACATGGGCATAATTGCTATCAGTACCCTGCTTATCAGCTGGGAACTGAGCAATTCTCTGCATATGTCCTGGGGACAGGCCCTGCGCCAATCGCTCTTTCAGGTTTCCTCCATTATTACCACCACTGGTTTTGCATCTGCCGACTTTGACCGCTGGCCGGCATTCAGTAAATTTATTCTGCTGGCTCTGATGTTTATTGGGGGATGTGCCGGTTCTACGGGTGGTGGTATTAAAAACGCCCGCCTGCTCATATTGGTCAAGGCGGTATCCCGGCAGGTTACCAGGTTGCTCCATCCCCAGGCGGTGGTGCCTGTGCGCCTGGGAACGGGAGTTGTGAGCCGGGAAGTAGTGGAAAGTGTGCAAAATTTTTTCTTTCTTTATATACTGATTTTGGCTACAGCAACCATCTATATTTCCTCACTGGGCATAGATATGCTAAGTTCCCTGTCGGCCGTGGCGGCTACACTGGGCAATGTGGGGCCGGGCTTTGGTCTGGTGGGTCCCATGACCAATTATGCCGGCCTGCCGGCGGCGGCCAAGTGGGTACTCTCTCTGTGCATGCTTACCGGACGTTTGGAGATCTATACGGTGCTGGTGTTTTTCAGCATAAAAACCTGGCGGGACTAG